In a single window of the bacterium genome:
- the pal gene encoding peptidoglycan-associated lipoprotein Pal, producing MFVAGCHKKSKALEPLPDVPSTDFSAPEPAEMKQTEDSGVIDMDALSRQFQSIFFDYNRFDIRDDQTPALQANANILRNNPVVSVTLEGHCDERGTEEYNLALGERRAKAVKDYLVSLGIAPERIQTISYGESRPFAFGHNEDSWQENRRAQSVVLKMQ from the coding sequence GTGTTTGTTGCAGGGTGCCATAAAAAGAGCAAGGCATTGGAACCGTTGCCCGACGTGCCTTCGACGGATTTCTCGGCACCCGAACCGGCTGAGATGAAACAGACGGAGGACTCAGGGGTGATTGATATGGACGCCCTGAGCAGGCAGTTCCAATCAATCTTTTTTGATTACAATAGATTTGACATCCGCGATGATCAAACCCCTGCTCTGCAAGCGAATGCCAATATTCTTCGAAACAATCCTGTTGTAAGTGTGACCCTGGAAGGGCACTGCGATGAACGAGGAACAGAAGAATATAATCTCGCGTTGGGGGAGCGCCGGGCCAAAGCTGTCAAAGATTATCTGGTTTCTCTTGGCATCGCCCCGGAACGTATTCAGACGATCAGTTACGGTGAAAGCAGGCCGTTTGCGTTTGGGCATAACGAAGACAGTTGGCAGGAAAATAGACGCGCTCAATCAGTCGTCTTAAAGATGCAGTAG
- a CDS encoding bifunctional alpha,alpha-trehalose-phosphate synthase (UDP-forming)/trehalose-phosphatase produces the protein MRLVIVSNRLPVCAQTLGQGFTFVRSVGGLATGLKTFLDTATDSLETLWVGWPGITVSEVDKQKVISELQRLGSYPVFLSEDEMENFYHGFCNKTIWALFHYFPSYAVYDQRYWHHYKKVNERFCQVLKDVIRPDDMIWIHDYHLMLLPYLLREYLPAGRIGFFLHIPFPSYEVFRLLPSKWRVELLQGLLGADLIGFHTHDYVQHFLKCTSRILGHESNMGEIFFGNRPLKADSFPMGIDYAKFQKAATEAENSQEQSMLKSNFVDKKVVLSIDRLDYSKGILHRLRGYETFLQNNSEWHQKVVLLLVVVPSRIGVEHYQIMKKQIDEIVGKINGKYGSVTWSPIIYQYRSLALEPLVNLYTISDVILVTPLRDGMNLIAKEYIACRVDQSGVLILSEMAGASSELRESMIINPNNVDEIAESLKEALKMPTEEQVRRNQAMQARLQRYDITRWATDFIQSLDVLKANQESSRIHLLDAENKNELLSHVLSAKRRLIFLDYDGTLVPFDTDPAAVSPSKDLVKSLGALTEIKDTKVVLISGRKRETMQHWFGELSIALAAEHGAWIRENGDLWRMLQPVPNEWKPELYPIFQTYSDKLPGSFLEEKDFSLAYHYRAADPELAALRVSELGQLVMRLCAGLNIQLLYGNKVLEARSTEINKGNVARYFLNSYPCDSILALGDDRTDEDLFRVLPDSAHSIKVGRAPSHAKFNLRSHLDARELIQDLIKKSQGTPYKLGD, from the coding sequence ATGAGACTTGTTATCGTATCGAACCGCCTTCCTGTTTGTGCTCAGACGCTGGGACAAGGTTTCACTTTTGTGCGCAGCGTTGGAGGACTCGCCACAGGATTAAAAACCTTTCTGGATACTGCAACGGATTCGCTCGAAACCCTCTGGGTGGGCTGGCCTGGTATAACAGTGTCCGAAGTTGACAAGCAAAAAGTTATCTCAGAATTGCAACGATTAGGTTCTTATCCGGTCTTTCTATCCGAAGATGAAATGGAGAACTTCTATCACGGGTTTTGTAACAAAACGATCTGGGCACTTTTCCACTATTTCCCGTCCTATGCAGTCTACGATCAAAGATACTGGCACCACTACAAGAAAGTGAACGAAAGGTTCTGCCAGGTCCTAAAGGATGTGATCAGGCCTGACGATATGATCTGGATCCACGATTACCATCTCATGCTTCTGCCATACCTGTTACGCGAGTATTTACCCGCAGGGAGAATAGGTTTTTTTTTACATATCCCATTTCCTTCATACGAAGTTTTCCGTCTTTTGCCGAGCAAATGGCGAGTCGAATTATTACAGGGCCTTCTTGGAGCTGATCTGATCGGTTTCCATACTCACGATTATGTGCAGCATTTCCTCAAATGCACGTCGCGAATCCTCGGCCACGAAAGCAATATGGGAGAAATCTTTTTCGGAAACCGTCCACTAAAAGCAGACAGCTTCCCAATGGGTATCGATTATGCCAAGTTCCAAAAGGCCGCAACCGAAGCAGAGAATTCTCAAGAACAATCCATGCTGAAGTCAAACTTCGTGGACAAGAAAGTTGTTCTTTCCATTGATCGACTCGATTACTCGAAGGGTATTCTCCATCGTTTGCGTGGTTATGAAACGTTCTTGCAGAATAATTCAGAATGGCATCAAAAGGTTGTTCTTCTGCTGGTGGTCGTCCCTTCGCGAATCGGAGTAGAGCACTACCAGATCATGAAAAAGCAGATTGATGAGATTGTTGGGAAAATCAATGGAAAATATGGGAGTGTGACATGGTCCCCGATTATTTATCAATATCGTTCCCTGGCTCTCGAGCCGCTCGTTAACCTGTATACGATCAGCGATGTAATTCTTGTAACGCCGCTGCGTGACGGAATGAATCTGATTGCAAAAGAGTACATTGCCTGCAGGGTCGATCAAAGTGGCGTACTCATCTTAAGTGAGATGGCCGGCGCTTCTAGCGAGCTTCGCGAATCGATGATTATCAATCCGAACAATGTAGATGAAATCGCTGAATCATTGAAAGAGGCTCTGAAAATGCCTACCGAAGAACAGGTGAGGCGCAACCAGGCCATGCAGGCCCGGCTCCAGCGTTACGACATAACCAGGTGGGCGACTGATTTCATTCAGTCTCTGGATGTGCTCAAGGCGAATCAAGAATCCTCTCGCATTCATTTACTGGACGCTGAAAACAAAAATGAATTGTTGTCGCATGTACTCTCCGCAAAACGGCGTCTTATATTTCTGGACTATGATGGCACGCTCGTGCCCTTCGACACAGATCCCGCGGCCGTCTCTCCATCTAAAGATCTGGTGAAGTCCTTGGGTGCATTGACCGAAATTAAGGATACAAAAGTGGTGCTGATAAGCGGGCGCAAGCGGGAGACGATGCAACACTGGTTTGGCGAGCTTTCGATAGCACTGGCGGCCGAACATGGCGCATGGATCCGGGAAAATGGCGATTTGTGGAGAATGTTGCAACCGGTTCCTAACGAATGGAAACCTGAATTATATCCGATTTTTCAGACTTACTCCGATAAACTTCCAGGATCATTCCTGGAAGAAAAAGATTTTTCGCTCGCTTATCATTACCGTGCAGCCGATCCGGAACTGGCAGCACTCAGAGTCAGCGAATTGGGGCAGCTTGTGATGCGTCTGTGTGCCGGTCTGAACATTCAACTGCTCTACGGGAATAAGGTTCTTGAGGCTCGCAGTACCGAAATCAACAAGGGAAATGTCGCCAGATACTTTCTGAATTCCTATCCTTGCGACTCCATTCTGGCACTAGGGGACGATAGAACCGATGAAGATTTATTTCGAGTTTTACCGGACTCGGCGCATTCAATAAAAGTGGGACGTGCGCCCTCACATGCAAAATTCAATCTACGATCCCATCTGGATGCAAGAGAATTGATTCAAGATCTGATTAAAAAGTCTCAAGGTACACCATATAAGTTAGGAGACTAA